From Burkholderia pseudomultivorans, the proteins below share one genomic window:
- a CDS encoding DUF1653 domain-containing protein yields MTEQEAEQLATHRHYKGGLYRYIGVARHSETEEAVVVYEHLWPHARGLWVRPEAMFNENLPDGTPRFRKLRD; encoded by the coding sequence ATGACCGAACAGGAAGCCGAACAGCTCGCGACGCACCGCCATTACAAGGGCGGACTCTATCGCTATATCGGCGTGGCCCGCCATTCCGAAACCGAGGAAGCGGTGGTCGTCTACGAGCATCTGTGGCCGCACGCGCGCGGACTATGGGTACGACCCGAAGCGATGTTCAACGAAAACCTGCCGGACGGCACGCCGCGTTTTCGCAAGCTGCGCGACTGA
- a CDS encoding amino acid ABC transporter permease, protein MEALDLVIHTLPVMVQGAALTLKFAVSSMMLGLLAGLAIAVVRIGGNRFAAGIAQGYVSVMRGTPLLVQMFVVYYGLPDLGITLDPTTAGIFTLTLNAAAYLSESMRGAILGIGRGQWAAAHSLGLTHVQTLRYVICPQALRLAVPSLGNTLISLIKDTSLVSVITVTELLRSTQEVIAATFQPLPLYLAAAAIYWVLSTLLSRLQGRVESRLALPAAH, encoded by the coding sequence ATGGAAGCACTCGATCTCGTCATTCATACGCTCCCCGTCATGGTGCAAGGCGCGGCGCTCACGCTGAAGTTCGCGGTGTCGTCGATGATGCTCGGCCTGCTCGCGGGGCTCGCGATCGCCGTCGTGCGCATCGGCGGCAACCGCTTCGCGGCCGGCATCGCGCAAGGCTATGTCAGCGTGATGCGCGGCACGCCGCTGCTCGTGCAGATGTTCGTCGTCTACTACGGCCTGCCCGACCTCGGCATCACGCTCGATCCGACCACCGCCGGCATCTTCACGCTGACGCTCAACGCGGCCGCGTATCTGTCCGAAAGCATGCGCGGCGCGATTCTCGGCATCGGTCGCGGGCAATGGGCGGCCGCGCACAGCCTCGGCCTCACGCACGTGCAGACGCTGCGCTACGTGATCTGCCCGCAGGCGCTGCGCCTCGCGGTGCCGAGCCTCGGCAACACGCTGATCAGCCTGATCAAGGATACCTCGCTGGTGTCGGTGATCACCGTGACCGAACTGCTGCGCTCGACGCAGGAAGTGATCGCCGCGACGTTCCAGCCGCTGCCGCTGTACCTGGCGGCCGCGGCGATCTACTGGGTGCTGAGCACGCTGCTGTCGCGACTGCAAGGGCGCGTCGAATCGCGCCTCGCGCTGCCGGCCGCGCATTGA
- the metC gene encoding cystathionine beta-lyase — MTQPLSPDTVLAHEGRSHGQPGSPVNPPVYRQSTLLFHDTDALDTVRGTPLAYGRHGSPTTRALEKALARLEGAHAALLTPSGLSAITTALLAVLNPGDHLLMTDSAYDPTRSFCDETLARLGIDTTYYDPSLGADIASLMRPNTRAVFTESPGSLTFEVQDIPAIARVAHRHGAVVLLDNTWGTPLNFRSFAHGVDVSIHAATKYIAGHSDVLMGAILTTEALAPKVTRCYRQLGMTVSGDDAYLALRGLRTLSVRLERHQRNARVLTDWLATQPEVARILYPARAGDPGHAIWQRDFTGACGLFGVALYPQSDDALRALLDGLTCFGMGYSWGGFESLIIPANPSRHRTATRWATTGPLLRIHAGLEDPGDMIADLEAGFARMRAAALATA, encoded by the coding sequence TTGACCCAGCCCCTTTCACCCGACACGGTCCTCGCCCATGAAGGCCGTTCTCACGGCCAGCCCGGTTCGCCGGTCAACCCGCCCGTGTACCGGCAGTCGACGCTGCTCTTTCACGATACCGATGCGCTCGACACGGTGCGCGGCACGCCGCTTGCCTACGGCCGCCACGGCAGCCCGACCACGCGCGCCCTCGAAAAGGCGCTCGCGCGCCTCGAGGGCGCACATGCGGCGCTGCTGACGCCGAGCGGGCTCAGCGCGATCACGACCGCGCTGCTCGCAGTGCTGAACCCGGGCGACCATCTGCTGATGACCGATTCCGCGTACGACCCGACCCGTTCGTTCTGCGACGAGACGCTCGCGCGACTCGGCATCGACACGACGTACTACGATCCGTCGCTCGGCGCGGACATCGCGTCGCTGATGCGGCCGAACACGCGTGCGGTGTTCACCGAGTCGCCCGGCTCGCTGACCTTCGAGGTGCAGGACATCCCGGCGATCGCTCGCGTCGCGCACCGGCACGGCGCGGTCGTGCTGCTCGACAACACGTGGGGCACGCCGCTGAATTTCCGCTCGTTCGCGCACGGTGTCGACGTGTCGATCCACGCGGCGACCAAATACATCGCCGGCCATTCCGACGTGCTGATGGGCGCGATCCTGACGACCGAAGCGCTCGCGCCGAAAGTCACGCGCTGCTACCGGCAGCTCGGCATGACCGTCAGCGGCGACGACGCCTATCTCGCGCTGCGCGGCCTGCGCACGCTGTCGGTGCGTCTCGAGCGGCACCAGCGCAACGCACGGGTGCTGACCGACTGGCTCGCGACGCAGCCCGAGGTCGCGCGAATCCTCTATCCGGCGCGCGCCGGCGATCCCGGTCATGCGATCTGGCAGCGCGATTTCACGGGCGCATGCGGATTGTTCGGCGTGGCGCTCTATCCGCAGTCCGACGATGCGCTGCGTGCGCTGCTCGACGGGCTGACCTGCTTCGGCATGGGCTATAGCTGGGGCGGCTTCGAAAGCCTGATCATTCCGGCCAATCCGTCGCGCCATCGCACGGCGACGCGCTGGGCGACGACCGGGCCGCTGCTGCGCATCCACGCCGGCCTCGAAGACCCGGGCGACATGATCGCCGACCTCGAGGCCGGCTTCGCGAGAATGCGCGCCGCCGCGCTCGCGACGGCCTGA
- the atpG gene encoding ATP synthase F1 subunit gamma: MHIHEIRSKIASTTSTRKITRAMEMMARTRMASAQKRAREFRPYASRIRSMAERVLRDRPDYASALIARRANVRRVGLIVVSTDRGLCGPLNARLLVRCIDAIETWQNAGIACELSVIGARGIAPLARHGATIVARAANLAAEPHFDTLLGALLVPLTAFVDGELDEVHVGYNRLTSPLTYEPRIDAILPVAGLDTAAPTDGARAADYLYEPAPKPALDTLLLRYVEAMLYQAVVENYACEQCARMFSMQTATDNADRVLRELRQLYQKTRQALITTELCEIVAGAAAV; encoded by the coding sequence ATGCACATTCACGAAATCCGTTCGAAGATCGCCAGCACGACGTCGACCCGCAAGATCACGCGGGCGATGGAAATGATGGCGCGCACCCGGATGGCGAGCGCGCAGAAGCGCGCACGCGAATTCCGGCCGTACGCGTCCCGCATCCGTTCGATGGCCGAGCGCGTGCTGCGCGACCGGCCCGATTACGCGTCGGCGCTGATCGCGCGACGCGCGAACGTGCGCCGTGTCGGCCTGATCGTCGTCAGCACGGATCGCGGACTGTGCGGCCCGCTCAACGCGCGTCTGCTGGTGCGATGCATCGATGCGATCGAAACCTGGCAGAACGCCGGCATCGCGTGCGAGCTGAGCGTGATCGGCGCGCGCGGCATCGCGCCGCTCGCGCGCCACGGCGCGACCATCGTGGCGCGCGCCGCCAACCTCGCGGCCGAGCCGCACTTCGACACCTTGCTCGGCGCGCTGCTGGTGCCGCTGACCGCCTTCGTCGACGGCGAGCTCGACGAAGTGCACGTCGGCTACAACCGGCTGACGAGCCCGCTGACCTACGAACCGCGTATCGACGCGATCCTGCCGGTCGCGGGGCTCGACACCGCCGCGCCGACCGACGGCGCGCGCGCTGCCGATTACCTGTACGAGCCCGCGCCGAAACCGGCGCTCGACACGCTGCTGCTGCGCTACGTCGAGGCGATGCTGTACCAGGCCGTCGTCGAGAACTACGCGTGCGAGCAATGCGCGCGGATGTTCAGCATGCAGACCGCGACGGACAACGCCGACCGCGTGCTGCGCGAGTTGCGGCAGCTTTATCAGAAAACGCGGCAGGCGCTGATCACCACCGAACTGTGCGAGATCGTCGCGGGCGCGGCGGCCGTCTGA
- a CDS encoding amino acid ABC transporter ATP-binding protein — protein sequence MITLDNVSKWYGRHQVLADCSAAVSKGEVVVVCGPSGSGKSTLIKTINGLEPFQKGSITVDGMRLGDPAAKLAQLRARVGMVFQHFELFPHLSIIDNLTLAQRKVLGRDRDEAIDTGRKLLDRVGLAAHANKYPGQLSGGQQQRVAIARALSMNPVAMLFDEPTSALDPEMINEVLDVMVELAREGMTMVCVTHEMGFARKVAHRVIFMDQGAVVEDAASDTFFAAPRSERARDFLDKILH from the coding sequence ATGATTACGCTCGACAACGTATCGAAGTGGTATGGCAGGCATCAGGTGCTCGCGGATTGCAGCGCCGCGGTGTCGAAAGGCGAAGTGGTCGTCGTGTGCGGGCCGTCCGGCTCCGGCAAGTCGACGCTGATCAAGACGATCAACGGCCTCGAGCCGTTCCAGAAAGGCAGCATCACCGTCGACGGGATGCGGCTCGGCGATCCGGCCGCGAAGCTCGCGCAGCTGCGTGCGCGCGTCGGCATGGTGTTCCAGCACTTCGAGCTGTTTCCGCATCTGTCGATCATCGACAACCTGACGCTCGCGCAGCGCAAGGTGCTCGGCCGCGACAGGGACGAGGCGATCGACACCGGCCGCAAGCTGCTCGACCGCGTCGGTCTCGCCGCCCATGCGAACAAGTATCCGGGGCAACTGTCGGGCGGCCAGCAGCAGCGCGTCGCGATTGCTCGCGCGCTGTCGATGAACCCGGTCGCGATGCTGTTCGACGAGCCGACCTCCGCGCTCGACCCCGAGATGATCAACGAGGTGCTCGACGTGATGGTCGAGCTCGCACGCGAGGGCATGACGATGGTGTGCGTCACGCACGAGATGGGATTCGCACGCAAGGTCGCGCATCGCGTGATCTTCATGGACCAGGGCGCGGTGGTCGAGGACGCGGCCAGCGACACGTTCTTCGCCGCGCCGCGCTCCGAACGCGCGCGCGACTTCCTCGACAAGATCCTGCATTGA
- a CDS encoding DUF3088 domain-containing protein, with amino-acid sequence MKDTLFILRPGFFKDSDGPFYCGDSVAVEGLLSFYPQLRDAVDVEYVDAPRPRQLIVALIGADNQSAPVLVLGRDRTPADDTIATREHNGRRFIDSPADIRRYLSSQYGVAHVA; translated from the coding sequence ATGAAAGACACCCTGTTCATCCTGCGCCCGGGCTTTTTCAAGGACAGCGACGGTCCGTTCTACTGCGGCGATTCGGTTGCCGTCGAAGGGCTGCTGAGTTTCTATCCGCAACTGCGCGACGCAGTCGACGTCGAGTATGTCGATGCCCCGCGGCCGCGCCAGCTGATCGTCGCGCTGATCGGCGCGGACAACCAGTCGGCGCCGGTCCTGGTGCTCGGCCGCGACCGGACACCCGCCGACGACACGATCGCGACGCGCGAGCACAACGGCCGGCGCTTCATCGACTCGCCGGCCGACATCCGAAGATATCTGTCGTCGCAATATGGCGTTGCGCACGTCGCATAA
- a CDS encoding LysR family transcriptional regulator, with product MATLTHRHIEVFRALMVTGNTTRAAEMLYTSQPTISRELARMEQVVGFALFERTHGRLRPTMAALTLFDDVRLAYVGLERVSATAARLREFRDGQLSVIALPAFSHAILPGACRRFHDAHAGVSVSVATQESPVLEEWLTAQRYDLGLTEHDVAPPGTVLAPLLEVDEVCVLPDGHPLLAKDAIALADLADRPFVSLSLNDPYRIMIDDAFAQLGVAPRSVVETPSAVSVCAFVRQGLGAAIVNPLTALDFVGRDLHVRPLGQSFPYRVSVIVPEHRPKNLLVDAFADALRDEAKAIRSRLAALLGQRARSS from the coding sequence ATGGCTACGCTTACGCACCGCCACATCGAGGTGTTTCGCGCGCTGATGGTCACGGGCAACACGACGCGCGCGGCCGAGATGCTGTATACGTCGCAGCCGACGATCAGCCGCGAGCTGGCGCGGATGGAGCAGGTGGTCGGCTTCGCGCTGTTCGAGCGCACGCACGGCCGGCTGCGCCCGACGATGGCCGCGCTCACCCTGTTCGACGACGTGCGGCTCGCCTATGTGGGGCTCGAACGCGTGTCGGCGACCGCCGCGCGGCTGCGCGAGTTTCGCGACGGGCAGTTGTCGGTGATCGCGCTGCCGGCGTTCTCGCATGCGATCCTGCCGGGCGCATGCCGGCGTTTCCACGACGCGCATGCGGGCGTCAGCGTGTCGGTCGCGACGCAGGAATCGCCGGTGCTCGAGGAGTGGCTGACCGCGCAGCGCTACGATCTCGGGCTGACCGAGCATGACGTCGCGCCGCCCGGCACCGTGCTCGCGCCGCTGCTCGAAGTCGACGAAGTATGCGTGCTGCCGGACGGCCATCCGCTGCTCGCGAAGGATGCGATCGCGCTCGCGGATCTCGCCGATCGCCCGTTCGTGAGCTTGTCGCTGAACGATCCGTACCGGATCATGATCGACGACGCGTTCGCGCAGCTCGGCGTCGCGCCGCGTTCGGTGGTCGAGACGCCGTCGGCGGTGTCGGTGTGCGCGTTCGTGCGGCAGGGTCTCGGCGCGGCGATCGTCAATCCGTTGACCGCGCTCGATTTCGTCGGCCGCGATCTGCACGTGCGGCCGCTCGGGCAGTCGTTTCCGTACCGCGTCAGCGTGATCGTGCCGGAGCACCGGCCGAAGAACCTGCTCGTCGATGCATTCGCCGACGCGCTGCGCGACGAGGCAAAGGCGATTCGCAGCCGGCTCGCGGCGCTGCTTGGCCAGCGCGCGCGATCGTCGTGA
- a CDS encoding HAD hydrolase-like protein — translation MTCRLVAFDFDGTLADSLDCFLAALSEASRLHGFRDADPAMRPALRGMSARDIIRALEVPMWKVPRVTADMRRLMQPRIAHIALFPGVEPTFDALAARGIRIAIASSNTEAVVRDRLGAHASRRVAYFACGISLFGKARRLRALAREAGVRPGEMLYVGDEIRDADAARRAGVAFQGVAWGYTAPDALQSHCATPLLPTLDALLDRL, via the coding sequence ATGACGTGCCGGCTCGTCGCATTCGACTTCGACGGCACGCTCGCCGATTCGCTCGACTGCTTTCTCGCGGCGCTGTCGGAAGCGTCGCGCCTGCACGGGTTTCGCGATGCCGATCCGGCCATGCGCCCGGCGCTGCGCGGCATGTCTGCGCGCGACATCATCCGCGCGCTCGAGGTGCCGATGTGGAAGGTGCCGCGCGTGACGGCCGACATGCGACGCCTGATGCAGCCGCGCATCGCGCACATCGCGCTGTTTCCCGGCGTCGAACCGACCTTCGACGCGCTCGCCGCACGCGGCATCCGCATCGCGATCGCAAGCTCCAATACCGAGGCCGTCGTGCGCGACCGGCTCGGTGCGCATGCGAGCCGTCGCGTTGCCTACTTCGCATGCGGGATCTCGCTGTTCGGCAAGGCGCGACGACTGCGCGCACTCGCACGCGAAGCCGGCGTGCGCCCCGGCGAGATGCTGTATGTCGGCGACGAGATTCGCGATGCCGACGCGGCTCGCCGCGCGGGCGTCGCCTTTCAGGGCGTCGCGTGGGGCTACACCGCGCCCGACGCATTGCAGTCGCATTGCGCGACACCGTTGCTGCCGACGCTCGACGCATTGCTCGATCGCCTCTAG
- a CDS encoding DMT family transporter produces MQKTTDGWLSGLLGVIIFSGSLPATRVAVQGLDPLFLTFARATIAGALGLLLLAMLKQKRPTRSEAVSLLIVALGVVVGFPLLTALALRHVTSAHAIVFVGLLPLATALFGVWRGGERPRAPFWVFSLVGSGAVALFALRNGAHASVLGDALMLAAIVACGLGYAEGARLSRDLGGWQVISWALVLSLPLMLPLAWITRPASFDGVDASALWGLAYVSLFSMLIGFVFWYRGLALGGIAGVGQLQLLQPFFGLLLAAGLLHEAVPGSMVIVTVVVVGCVAGAKYFSKAVPMRRAG; encoded by the coding sequence GTGCAAAAGACGACCGACGGATGGCTCAGCGGCCTGCTGGGCGTCATCATTTTCAGCGGCTCGCTGCCTGCGACGCGGGTCGCGGTGCAGGGCCTCGACCCGCTGTTCCTCACGTTCGCGCGCGCGACGATCGCCGGCGCGCTCGGTCTGCTGCTGCTCGCGATGCTGAAGCAGAAGCGGCCGACGCGCAGCGAAGCCGTCTCGCTGCTGATCGTCGCGCTGGGCGTCGTGGTCGGCTTTCCGCTGCTGACCGCGCTCGCGCTGCGGCACGTGACGTCCGCGCATGCGATCGTGTTCGTCGGGCTGCTGCCGCTGGCGACCGCGCTGTTCGGCGTGTGGCGCGGCGGCGAGCGTCCGCGCGCGCCGTTCTGGGTGTTTTCGCTGGTCGGCAGCGGCGCGGTTGCGCTATTCGCGCTGCGCAACGGCGCTCACGCGTCGGTACTCGGCGATGCGCTGATGCTGGCCGCGATCGTCGCGTGCGGGCTCGGCTATGCGGAAGGGGCGCGCCTGTCGCGCGACCTCGGCGGCTGGCAGGTGATCTCGTGGGCGCTCGTGCTGTCGCTGCCGCTGATGCTGCCGCTCGCGTGGATCACGCGGCCTGCGTCGTTCGACGGCGTCGATGCGAGCGCGTTGTGGGGGCTCGCGTACGTGTCGCTGTTCAGCATGCTGATTGGCTTCGTGTTCTGGTATCGCGGGCTCGCGCTCGGCGGGATCGCGGGCGTCGGCCAGTTGCAGCTGCTGCAGCCGTTCTTCGGGCTGCTGCTCGCGGCCGGACTGCTGCATGAAGCCGTGCCGGGTTCGATGGTGATCGTGACGGTCGTCGTCGTCGGGTGCGTGGCGGGCGCAAAGTATTTTTCGAAGGCGGTGCCGATGCGGCGCGCGGGGTGA
- a CDS encoding DUF4142 domain-containing protein, with the protein MNRFPQVSRLALSAAGLLLVAVTATANAQTAQPSPSAPAAATARIHEADQTFITDGTKTVSTQHDAARIADSRTSDSQVKAFAQRVSTDDEKIIQAMRAASPRGVDVPANDPDTTVLDGIKNLRGAEFDKAYIEQVALAGQQKAISAFQAEIASGRDAKLKEVARQSLPMLQAHYAEAQKLAQRHHLASAQ; encoded by the coding sequence ATGAACCGCTTTCCCCAAGTCTCGCGCCTTGCCCTGTCTGCCGCTGGCCTGCTTCTCGTCGCCGTGACGGCGACCGCGAACGCGCAAACCGCCCAACCGTCGCCGTCCGCGCCGGCCGCCGCGACCGCGCGCATCCACGAAGCCGACCAGACCTTCATCACCGACGGCACGAAGACCGTGTCGACGCAGCACGACGCGGCGCGCATCGCCGATTCGCGCACGTCGGACAGCCAGGTCAAGGCCTTCGCGCAACGCGTGTCGACCGACGACGAGAAGATCATCCAGGCGATGCGCGCGGCCAGCCCGCGCGGCGTCGACGTACCGGCCAACGATCCGGACACGACCGTGCTGGACGGCATCAAGAACCTGCGCGGCGCGGAGTTCGACAAGGCGTATATCGAACAGGTCGCGCTGGCCGGCCAGCAGAAGGCGATCTCGGCGTTCCAGGCTGAAATCGCGTCGGGCCGCGACGCGAAGCTGAAGGAAGTCGCCCGTCAGTCGCTGCCGATGCTGCAGGCCCACTACGCGGAAGCGCAGAAGCTCGCGCAGCGTCACCACCTCGCATCGGCGCAGTAA
- a CDS encoding GNAT family N-acetyltransferase produces the protein MTDAASLPEQPTLTGERVELRPLEPAHRQALLDAAADGQLWNLKVTIVPNADTVDAYIDTALRGRAAGTVMPYAIVDRGSGRVVGSTRFWKIDRDNRKLEIGHTWLSESAQRTRVNTEAKWLLLAYAFDTLRCVRVQFTTDELNEKSRAAILRLGAKQEGIVRHERIMPDGRKRNSVRFSIIDDEWPDVDARLRARLATRA, from the coding sequence ATGACCGACGCTGCATCATTACCGGAACAACCGACCCTGACCGGCGAGCGCGTCGAACTGCGTCCGCTCGAACCGGCCCACCGGCAGGCGCTGCTGGATGCGGCCGCGGACGGCCAGCTGTGGAACCTGAAGGTGACGATCGTGCCGAACGCCGACACGGTCGATGCGTATATCGACACGGCATTGCGCGGGCGCGCGGCCGGCACCGTGATGCCTTATGCGATCGTCGATCGCGGGTCGGGGCGCGTGGTCGGCAGCACGCGCTTCTGGAAGATCGACCGCGACAACCGCAAGCTCGAGATCGGTCATACATGGCTCAGTGAATCGGCGCAGCGCACGCGCGTGAACACCGAGGCGAAATGGCTGCTGCTCGCGTATGCATTCGACACGCTGCGATGCGTGCGCGTGCAGTTCACGACCGACGAACTGAACGAGAAATCGCGCGCGGCGATTCTGCGGCTCGGCGCGAAGCAGGAAGGGATCGTGCGTCACGAGCGGATCATGCCCGACGGCCGCAAGCGCAACTCGGTGCGCTTCAGCATCATCGACGACGAATGGCCCGACGTGGATGCGCGCTTGCGCGCGAGGCTTGCGACGCGCGCGTGA
- a CDS encoding GNAT family N-acetyltransferase, which translates to MPAATPATLRFSTDKRELDVDAIFDFLHREAYWSKGIPRDVVERAIDGSLCFGAYVGERFVGFARLVTDHATFAYLCDVFVLPAERGRGYGRALIDHVFAQPMVQGLRRIMLVTSDAHELYRPVGFGPSANPERLMEIRRPDIYTKR; encoded by the coding sequence GTGCCCGCTGCCACTCCCGCCACGCTGAGATTTTCCACCGACAAGCGCGAACTCGACGTCGACGCGATCTTCGACTTCCTGCATCGCGAAGCGTACTGGTCGAAGGGCATCCCGCGCGACGTGGTCGAGCGTGCGATCGACGGCTCGCTGTGCTTCGGCGCGTATGTCGGCGAGCGCTTCGTCGGGTTCGCGCGGCTCGTCACCGATCACGCGACGTTCGCGTACCTGTGCGACGTGTTCGTGCTGCCGGCCGAGCGCGGTCGCGGCTACGGCCGCGCGCTGATCGACCACGTGTTCGCGCAGCCGATGGTGCAGGGCCTGCGCCGCATCATGCTCGTGACGAGCGACGCGCACGAACTGTATCGGCCGGTCGGCTTCGGGCCGTCCGCGAATCCCGAGCGGCTGATGGAGATTCGCCGCCCCGACATCTACACGAAACGCTGA
- a CDS encoding transporter substrate-binding domain-containing protein, which yields MKRLTPTFTRACAAALLCVAATASHAADLLDTVKQAGVLKIALEGTYPPFDYRNADGQLEGFDVDVAKAVASRLGVKPQFVTTEWSGILAGLQAGKFDVIVNQVAITPSRRQALDFSQPYVYSSAQLLQRQNDARAFRSLDELKGKKVGVTMGSNYVDLVKRVPAIDLQVYPGTPENLRDLAAGRIDAAVNDRLMLNYLIKNSHLPLRPGSVLADGADEMGIPFRKGNPKFAKALDDAIASLQQDGTLKKISMQWFGSDTTKPVTQ from the coding sequence ATGAAGCGCCTCACCCCGACGTTCACGCGAGCCTGTGCCGCCGCCCTGCTGTGCGTCGCCGCCACGGCATCCCACGCAGCGGATCTGCTCGATACGGTCAAGCAGGCCGGCGTGCTGAAGATCGCGCTCGAAGGCACCTATCCGCCGTTCGACTATCGCAACGCCGACGGCCAGCTCGAAGGCTTCGACGTCGATGTCGCCAAGGCGGTCGCCTCGCGCCTCGGCGTGAAGCCGCAATTCGTCACGACCGAATGGAGCGGCATCCTCGCCGGGCTGCAGGCCGGCAAGTTCGACGTGATCGTCAACCAGGTCGCAATCACGCCGTCGCGCAGGCAGGCGCTCGATTTCAGCCAGCCGTACGTGTATTCGTCCGCGCAGCTGCTGCAGCGGCAAAACGATGCGCGCGCATTCCGCTCGCTCGACGAACTGAAGGGCAAGAAGGTCGGCGTGACGATGGGCAGCAACTATGTCGATCTCGTGAAGCGCGTGCCTGCGATCGATCTGCAGGTCTATCCGGGCACGCCGGAAAATCTGCGCGATCTCGCGGCGGGCCGCATCGACGCGGCGGTCAACGATCGCCTGATGCTGAACTACCTGATCAAGAACTCGCACCTGCCGCTGCGCCCCGGTTCGGTGCTGGCGGACGGCGCGGACGAGATGGGCATTCCGTTCCGCAAGGGCAACCCGAAGTTCGCGAAAGCGCTCGACGATGCGATCGCGTCGCTGCAGCAGGACGGCACGCTGAAGAAGATCTCGATGCAGTGGTTCGGCAGCGACACCACGAAGCCCGTCACGCAGTAA
- the lysA gene encoding diaminopimelate decarboxylase has translation MSLDSRQLAALAQQYGTPLWVYDADVIRDRIAQLRQFDVIRYAQKANSNLHILKLMREAGACVDAVSLGEIERSLAAGFSPAGEPEGVVFTADLIDRPTLAAVLKHGVTVNAGSLDMLARVGEQAPGHRVWLRVNPGFGHGHSNKTNTGGPQSKHGIWIDDVPRAIEIVRQYGLKLVGIHMHIGSGVDYGHLSQVCDAMVDLVTSLGHDIDAISAGGGLSIPYRDGEPRVDVDHYFKQWDAARKRIERHLGHAVRIEIEPGRFLVAEAGTLVTEVQAVNRRPKHDFVLIDAGFNDLMRPSMYGSYHAVSVHAHDGALPEGRPLVDIAIAGPLCESGDVFTQDAGGVVTHRRLAQPQIGDLLFLHDAGAYGASMSSNYNSRPLAPEVLVDRGTPRLIRRRQTIDELLALETFE, from the coding sequence ATGTCCCTCGATTCCCGCCAGCTCGCTGCGCTCGCGCAGCAATACGGCACCCCGCTGTGGGTGTACGACGCCGACGTCATCCGCGACCGCATCGCGCAACTGCGCCAGTTCGACGTGATCCGCTATGCGCAGAAGGCGAACTCGAACCTGCATATCCTGAAGCTGATGCGCGAGGCAGGCGCGTGCGTCGACGCGGTGTCGCTCGGCGAGATCGAGCGCAGTCTCGCGGCCGGGTTCAGCCCCGCCGGCGAACCGGAAGGCGTCGTGTTTACGGCCGACCTGATCGACCGCCCGACGCTCGCGGCCGTGCTGAAGCACGGCGTGACCGTCAACGCAGGCTCGCTCGACATGCTGGCGCGCGTCGGCGAGCAGGCGCCCGGCCATCGCGTATGGCTGCGCGTCAATCCCGGCTTCGGCCACGGCCACAGCAACAAGACCAACACCGGCGGCCCGCAAAGCAAGCACGGCATCTGGATCGACGACGTGCCGCGCGCGATCGAGATCGTGCGCCAGTACGGGCTGAAGCTCGTCGGCATCCACATGCATATCGGCTCGGGCGTCGATTACGGCCACCTGTCGCAGGTCTGCGATGCGATGGTCGATCTCGTCACGTCGCTCGGCCACGACATCGACGCGATCTCGGCCGGCGGCGGCCTGTCGATCCCCTATCGCGACGGCGAGCCGCGCGTCGACGTCGATCACTATTTCAAGCAATGGGATGCCGCGCGCAAACGGATCGAACGGCATCTCGGCCACGCGGTGCGCATCGAGATCGAACCGGGCCGCTTCCTGGTCGCCGAAGCGGGCACGCTCGTTACCGAGGTGCAGGCCGTGAATCGCCGGCCGAAACACGACTTCGTGCTGATCGACGCCGGCTTCAACGACCTGATGCGCCCGTCGATGTACGGCAGCTATCACGCGGTGTCCGTGCATGCGCACGACGGCGCGCTGCCCGAAGGCCGGCCGCTTGTCGACATCGCGATCGCGGGGCCGCTGTGCGAGTCGGGCGACGTGTTCACGCAGGACGCGGGCGGCGTGGTCACGCACCGCCGGCTCGCGCAGCCGCAGATCGGCGATCTGCTGTTCCTGCACGACGCGGGCGCGTATGGCGCGTCGATGTCGTCGAACTACAATAGCCGCCCGCTCGCGCCGGAAGTGCTGGTCGATCGCGGCACGCCGCGGTTGATTCGCCGCCGCCAGACGATCGACGAACTGCTCGCGCTGGAAACGTTCGAGTAA